The following proteins come from a genomic window of Gimesia sp.:
- a CDS encoding neutral/alkaline non-lysosomal ceramidase N-terminal domain-containing protein, whose product MLTTMQKTLLVILIGLFGGNYSVLLAADWRVGQARVDITPAKNIWLAGYASRKKPAQSTQHPLWAKALVFEDPQGQRAVIVTTDLIGLTREISDAVCKRVSNQTGISRSQIMLNSSHTHCSPVVKGCAALAYDFTPEQQKDVDDYAETLQGKLVKVIVEASQSLEPANLSFGEEKATFAINRRGRINPDGPVDHSVPVLKVTDSEGQLRAILFGYACHNTTIALFEFCGDYAGFAQIALEKQYPGTLAMFMLGCGGDANPHPRGTMELAEQHGTALAHAVNRAVEQKLDPVRGPLTVRFQRTDLPFVAPPSKAELESQKGKGDVYTQRLTDYLLVQLEEQGNIPTSYPFSAQIFEFGEDLTLIGLGGETVIDYAIRLHEELSVKHLWVAGYCNEVFAYVPSERVLKEGGYEGGGAMKYFGWHGPFQPGVEDRIIKLIQTMLAQ is encoded by the coding sequence ATGTTGACGACAATGCAGAAGACGCTTTTGGTGATTCTGATTGGACTGTTTGGGGGAAATTATTCCGTCCTGCTTGCCGCAGACTGGAGGGTCGGTCAGGCGCGGGTCGACATCACTCCTGCAAAAAACATCTGGCTGGCCGGTTATGCCTCCCGCAAGAAACCCGCACAAAGCACGCAGCATCCACTCTGGGCCAAAGCACTGGTGTTTGAAGACCCGCAGGGACAACGGGCGGTGATCGTGACGACCGACCTGATTGGCCTGACCCGCGAAATTTCCGATGCGGTCTGCAAACGAGTCAGCAACCAGACCGGAATCAGTCGTTCTCAAATTATGCTCAATTCTTCGCACACGCATTGCAGCCCGGTCGTCAAGGGGTGTGCTGCACTCGCTTACGATTTTACTCCAGAGCAACAGAAGGACGTCGATGACTACGCGGAGACACTGCAGGGAAAGCTGGTGAAAGTCATCGTAGAAGCCAGTCAATCGCTTGAGCCGGCCAATCTCAGCTTTGGAGAAGAGAAGGCCACCTTTGCGATTAACCGTCGTGGACGGATCAATCCGGATGGCCCCGTCGATCACAGTGTGCCTGTTTTGAAGGTGACGGACAGCGAAGGTCAACTGCGGGCAATCCTGTTTGGATACGCCTGTCATAATACCACAATTGCCCTGTTTGAATTTTGTGGCGATTACGCCGGCTTCGCACAAATTGCGCTTGAGAAACAGTATCCGGGAACACTGGCTATGTTCATGCTTGGTTGTGGAGGCGATGCCAATCCGCATCCCCGGGGCACGATGGAGTTGGCTGAACAGCATGGGACGGCACTGGCCCATGCGGTCAATCGAGCGGTAGAACAGAAGCTTGATCCCGTTCGTGGACCGCTGACTGTCCGGTTCCAACGCACCGATCTCCCCTTTGTCGCTCCTCCCTCAAAAGCAGAACTCGAATCACAAAAAGGGAAAGGGGATGTTTACACACAGCGGCTGACAGATTACCTGCTGGTGCAACTGGAAGAGCAGGGTAACATTCCCACTTCGTATCCTTTCTCAGCGCAGATCTTTGAGTTCGGAGAGGATCTGACTCTGATTGGTCTGGGAGGGGAAACGGTGATCGACTATGCCATTCGTCTGCACGAAGAACTCTCTGTGAAACATCTCTGGGTAGCCGGTTATTGTAACGAGGTCTTCGCTTATGTTCCCTCCGAACGAGTCCTCAAAGAGGGGGGCTATGAGGGCGGTGGAGCGATGAAATATTTCGGCTGGCATGGACCATTTCAGCCTGGTGTTGAAGATCGGATTATCAAACTCATTCAGACGATGCTTGCTCAATAA
- a CDS encoding DUF444 family protein codes for MVRRIDRDQQRFDKIIKGKVRQQLRKYINHGEMLGRKGRETVSIPVPNIEIPHFQHGEKGSGGVGQGEGEVGQPIGRGKSEGDGQGQAGNERGQHIREVEMSLEELADMLGEALELPRIEPKGDDALTSQKDRYTSIRPTGPDSLRHFKRTYKRALRRMIASNNYDPRDPMIVPTRDDERFRSWKTVNEPHTNAAVIYMMDVSGSMTDVQKEIVRTEAFWIDTWLKRQYDGIERRYVVHDAVAHEVDEDTFYRVRESGGTRISSAYRAADYIIKRDFPPALWNIYCFQFSDGDNWGEDNTECIESLKQNLFPVCNLFCYGQVRSPYGSGDFIKELRKVEEEFDNLILSEIEDKEGIYGSIKTFLGTGK; via the coding sequence ATGGTGCGCAGAATTGATCGGGACCAGCAACGGTTCGATAAAATCATCAAAGGAAAGGTCCGCCAGCAGCTCCGGAAATATATCAATCACGGAGAGATGCTGGGCCGCAAAGGCCGGGAAACGGTTAGTATACCGGTGCCCAACATCGAGATTCCTCATTTTCAGCACGGTGAAAAAGGAAGTGGCGGCGTCGGGCAGGGCGAAGGCGAAGTCGGTCAGCCGATTGGTCGCGGTAAATCGGAAGGCGATGGTCAGGGACAGGCCGGAAATGAACGGGGGCAGCATATCCGCGAAGTGGAAATGTCCCTCGAAGAACTGGCCGACATGCTCGGCGAAGCCCTGGAGTTGCCTCGGATTGAGCCGAAAGGCGACGATGCACTGACCTCTCAGAAGGATCGTTACACATCGATCCGGCCGACCGGTCCCGATTCACTACGGCATTTTAAGCGGACCTACAAGCGCGCCCTGCGGCGAATGATCGCATCCAATAATTATGATCCCCGCGATCCCATGATCGTGCCCACCCGGGATGACGAACGCTTTCGCAGCTGGAAGACCGTTAATGAACCGCATACCAATGCTGCTGTGATTTATATGATGGACGTCTCCGGTTCAATGACTGATGTTCAGAAAGAGATTGTCCGCACCGAAGCGTTCTGGATCGACACCTGGCTCAAACGCCAGTACGACGGAATCGAACGCCGTTATGTGGTGCATGATGCTGTCGCTCATGAAGTGGATGAAGATACATTTTACCGCGTTCGTGAAAGTGGCGGAACACGTATCTCATCCGCTTACCGGGCTGCAGATTACATCATCAAACGGGACTTTCCCCCGGCACTCTGGAACATTTACTGTTTTCAGTTTTCCGACGGTGACAACTGGGGCGAGGACAATACGGAGTGTATTGAAAGCCTGAAACAGAATCTGTTTCCTGTCTGTAATCTGTTCTGTTATGGACAGGTCAGAAGTCCCTATGGCTCTGGAGACTTCATCAAGGAACTCCGCAAGGTTGAAGAAGAGTTTGATAACCTGATTCTTTCAGAAATCGAAGATAAAGAAGGCATCTACGGCTCGATCAAGACATTTCTGGGAACAGGAAAATAA
- a CDS encoding IclR family transcriptional regulator — MSKTLERTEQKQSYRVPALEKGLEVLELLSGISQPLSLTDIADRLGRTKQELFRVMACLNEQGYLIRDANQGYRMSTKLFELGSKHASTEALIARATPHMENLTHELNESCHLNLVVRNKMLVIARVNCDADVSLAVRVGASFKLHERNSGHVALSYLSADQRCKYWEQTDLTASEIEECESEFAATRRSGFRTMESSLIVGVRDTATPILGADGKLLAVLCVSHILKVGESEDSTRISTAMLECAQAISSEFGPTMLHQSTVPAGDLA; from the coding sequence ATGAGTAAAACACTAGAGCGTACAGAACAAAAACAGTCCTACCGCGTGCCGGCCCTTGAGAAGGGACTGGAGGTGCTGGAACTGTTGTCCGGGATCTCTCAGCCACTATCGCTGACCGATATTGCAGACCGTCTGGGGCGAACGAAACAGGAGCTGTTTCGGGTCATGGCCTGTCTGAATGAGCAGGGGTACCTGATCCGTGATGCCAACCAGGGATACCGCATGAGTACCAAGCTGTTCGAACTGGGATCCAAGCACGCCAGTACGGAAGCCCTGATCGCGCGGGCTACTCCGCATATGGAAAATCTGACGCACGAACTGAACGAATCATGCCATCTGAACCTGGTTGTGCGAAATAAAATGCTGGTGATTGCCCGTGTAAACTGCGATGCAGACGTCTCGCTGGCAGTTCGCGTTGGTGCGAGTTTCAAACTGCATGAAAGAAACAGCGGCCATGTCGCGCTGTCTTATCTATCCGCAGATCAGCGCTGTAAATACTGGGAGCAGACCGACCTCACTGCTTCAGAAATAGAGGAGTGTGAGAGTGAATTCGCCGCCACCCGCCGCTCCGGTTTCCGGACGATGGAAAGTTCTCTGATTGTCGGTGTACGCGATACGGCAACGCCGATTCTGGGTGCCGATGGTAAGTTGCTGGCGGTGTTGTGCGTTTCTCATATTCTCAAAGTGGGTGAATCAGAAGACTCGACACGAATTTCAACCGCGATGCTGGAGTGTGCTCAAGCGATTTCCAGTGAATTTGGACCGACAATGTTGCACCAGTCAACTGTCCCGGCAGGGGACCTGGCTTAA
- a CDS encoding serine protein kinase: MENGRSFLTRISGQLNSDLFRQEHWQGTFDEYLDIVRKDHRVTRTAFQRVYDMIMSYGTYPVEGKKGLTRYRFFDDPVNDGRDGIFGLSKPLMELVNVFKSAALKYGSERRVLLLHGPVGSSKSTIARLLKQGLERYSRTEEGALYTFGWKEEDGTILWDPMNGDPLQLVPMKYRQELCSYLNEGRDLDDETSYSVEISGEVCPLSRFIFNERLEKADGDWTKVMEQIVVKRIIFSEQDRIGIGTFQPKDEKNQDSTELTGDINYRKIALYGSESDPRAFNFDGEFNVSNRGLIEFIEVLKLDVAFLYDLLGASQEHKIKPKKFAQTDIDTVIIGHTNEPEYRRLQSNEFMEALRDRTVKIDVPYVTKLSEEVKIYEKDYNSKRVRGKHIAPHTLEIGAMWAVLTRLETPKHHGLTLIQKMHLYNGRSLPGFTTENVEQLRKEAKSEGLFGISPRYVQDKISNALVVNSHSSNLNPFMLLNELDEGLKHHSLIANDEMRDHYRQLITVVKEEYTDIVKNEVQRAIAADEEALTRLCGNYLDSVKAYTQKERVKNKFTGEYEEPDERLMRSIEERIDIPDTRKDDFRREIMNYIGALSLDGKTFDYKTNERLQKALEMKLFEDQKDTIKLTSLVSNVVDADTQEKIDIVKARLIRNYGYDEESATDVLQYVASIFARGDSKKNSDAA, encoded by the coding sequence ATGGAAAATGGTCGATCATTTTTAACTCGGATTTCAGGTCAACTGAATTCAGATCTGTTTCGTCAGGAACATTGGCAGGGGACTTTCGACGAGTACCTTGACATTGTTCGCAAAGATCACAGGGTGACTCGCACCGCGTTTCAACGCGTGTACGACATGATCATGAGTTATGGGACTTATCCGGTCGAGGGTAAGAAAGGACTCACCCGCTACCGCTTCTTCGATGATCCTGTTAACGACGGCCGCGATGGCATCTTCGGTCTGTCCAAGCCATTGATGGAACTGGTCAACGTCTTCAAATCTGCTGCACTCAAGTATGGCAGCGAACGCCGGGTTCTGTTGCTGCACGGACCGGTGGGAAGTTCTAAATCAACCATCGCCCGCCTGCTTAAACAGGGGCTGGAACGTTATTCTCGCACAGAAGAAGGCGCACTTTACACCTTCGGCTGGAAAGAAGAAGACGGAACCATTCTGTGGGATCCCATGAATGGCGATCCCCTGCAACTGGTGCCAATGAAGTATCGTCAGGAACTCTGCAGTTACCTGAACGAGGGACGCGACCTGGATGATGAAACCTCGTACTCGGTTGAGATCAGTGGCGAAGTCTGCCCGTTGAGTCGATTCATTTTTAATGAACGGTTGGAAAAAGCGGATGGCGACTGGACCAAGGTCATGGAACAGATTGTGGTCAAACGCATTATCTTTTCCGAACAGGACCGGATTGGCATTGGTACGTTCCAGCCCAAAGACGAAAAGAACCAGGACTCCACCGAGCTGACGGGGGACATCAACTATCGCAAGATTGCATTGTACGGGAGCGAAAGTGATCCCCGTGCGTTCAACTTCGATGGTGAGTTCAATGTCTCCAACCGGGGGCTGATTGAATTTATCGAAGTTCTCAAGCTGGATGTGGCATTCCTGTACGACCTGCTGGGAGCCTCTCAGGAACATAAGATCAAACCGAAGAAATTCGCACAGACGGATATCGACACGGTAATTATCGGGCATACCAACGAACCCGAATACCGTCGTTTGCAGTCTAACGAATTCATGGAAGCGCTTCGCGATCGAACGGTGAAGATCGACGTACCTTATGTCACCAAGCTGAGTGAAGAGGTCAAGATCTACGAAAAGGATTACAACTCCAAGCGTGTACGTGGGAAACATATTGCGCCGCACACATTGGAAATTGGTGCGATGTGGGCTGTACTCACGCGACTCGAAACGCCCAAGCATCATGGTCTGACTCTGATTCAGAAAATGCACCTCTATAACGGACGGTCCCTGCCGGGCTTCACTACGGAAAATGTCGAGCAGCTCCGTAAAGAGGCCAAGTCCGAAGGTCTGTTCGGGATCTCACCTCGCTATGTGCAGGATAAGATTTCAAATGCCCTGGTGGTCAATTCGCATAGTTCTAACTTGAACCCGTTCATGCTGCTTAACGAACTGGATGAGGGGCTCAAGCATCATTCTTTAATTGCCAACGATGAAATGCGCGATCACTACCGTCAGTTGATCACCGTGGTGAAAGAGGAGTATACCGATATCGTGAAGAACGAAGTACAACGTGCGATTGCCGCCGATGAAGAGGCACTCACCCGTCTGTGCGGGAATTATCTGGATAGCGTGAAAGCCTATACACAGAAGGAACGCGTGAAGAACAAGTTTACCGGTGAATATGAAGAGCCGGATGAACGCCTCATGCGGTCAATTGAAGAACGCATCGACATCCCCGATACGCGTAAAGATGATTTCCGCCGTGAGATCATGAACTATATTGGAGCCCTGTCCCTGGATGGCAAGACCTTCGATTACAAGACGAACGAACGCCTGCAGAAGGCGCTGGAGATGAAACTGTTCGAAGATCAGAAGGACACGATCAAGCTGACCAGCCTGGTTTCGAACGTGGTCGATGCAGATACACAGGAGAAGATCGATATCGTCAAGGCCCGCCTGATTCGCAATTACGGCTATGATGAAGAATCGGCTACCGATGTGCTGCAGTACGTCGCCAGCATCTTCGCGCGTGGCGATTCCAAAAAGAACAGTGACGCCGCTTAA
- a CDS encoding aminotransferase class V-fold PLP-dependent enzyme — MLDLKTRNQDFPSLQGRIYLNTAAEGIPPLQVKAAFDQYFEDKLLGMDGRKLHEAQWDAAKSLVAGMYGLSSDEVSICSCSSEAFNLAYQALQLKEGDEVIISDLDFPASYTFGLQQSCPATVKIWEARDWELRLEDLQSLLSDKTRMVSISLVSFFNGFMIPLKEVIQTIRQHSSALIALDVTQALGRIPLDLDDIDLVISSTHKWILASHGGGLVGVPSKKASEWTVPAGGWFNLKDAFGDQRFEKAESLPGAASFTVGMPNYPAVYAIRAALQYITETGVEKIEQATAPLVEACLAGLKEASVELISPQQTEDLAGIIAFRHPEAERIYKHLHSKEIHPMYHAGRIRVALHGYNTMDDVELFLKELHHASSRSFVGN, encoded by the coding sequence ATGCTGGATTTAAAAACACGGAATCAGGATTTTCCCAGTTTGCAGGGACGAATCTACCTGAATACTGCTGCAGAAGGGATTCCTCCCCTACAGGTCAAAGCGGCCTTCGATCAGTATTTCGAGGATAAGCTGCTGGGAATGGATGGACGCAAGCTCCATGAAGCGCAATGGGATGCTGCCAAGTCCCTGGTTGCAGGCATGTATGGCTTGAGTTCGGACGAAGTCAGCATCTGTTCCTGCAGTTCCGAAGCATTCAATCTGGCCTATCAGGCACTGCAATTGAAGGAGGGGGATGAAGTCATCATCAGTGATCTGGACTTCCCCGCCAGCTATACTTTCGGGTTGCAGCAGAGTTGTCCTGCTACGGTCAAAATCTGGGAAGCCCGTGACTGGGAACTGCGTCTGGAAGACTTGCAATCCCTGCTGAGTGATAAAACTCGGATGGTCAGCATTTCCCTGGTCAGCTTTTTCAACGGGTTCATGATTCCACTGAAAGAAGTAATTCAGACGATTCGTCAGCACTCCTCAGCGTTGATCGCGTTAGATGTAACCCAGGCATTGGGCCGCATTCCACTGGATCTGGATGACATTGATCTGGTGATCAGCAGCACCCATAAGTGGATTCTGGCTTCACATGGTGGCGGCCTGGTCGGTGTGCCATCTAAGAAAGCCAGCGAATGGACGGTCCCTGCCGGAGGCTGGTTCAATCTGAAAGATGCTTTCGGAGATCAACGTTTTGAAAAAGCAGAAAGTCTGCCCGGAGCGGCCAGTTTTACGGTGGGGATGCCCAACTATCCAGCCGTTTACGCGATCCGAGCAGCCTTACAGTACATCACAGAAACCGGGGTCGAAAAGATCGAGCAGGCGACGGCACCTCTGGTGGAAGCCTGTCTTGCCGGCCTGAAAGAAGCGAGTGTCGAGTTAATTTCGCCCCAACAGACAGAAGATCTGGCGGGAATCATCGCTTTCCGGCACCCGGAAGCAGAGCGGATTTATAAGCACCTGCACAGTAAAGAGATTCACCCCATGTACCACGCCGGTCGAATCCGTGTGGCCCTGCATGGATACAATACAATGGACGATGTGGAGCTCTTCCTCAAGGAATTGCACCACGCGTCATCCAGGAGTTTTGTCGGAAATTAG
- a CDS encoding SpoVR family protein yields the protein MVVTTHRPLPKELSDIQQEMEQHALDYGLDFFKTIFEVLDYEELSMFAAYGGFPIRYPHWRFGAQYDELMKGYSYGLQKIYEMVINTDPCYAYLLSANDITDQKLVIAHVYGHCDFFKNNAWFAHTNRKMLDQMANHATRVNRHIDEQGYEKVETFIDTCLSLESLIDPYAPHIRRTQKSESKADTQRRKAEDAESTGGRFPAKNYMDRYINPEDALEEEASQKRQKAMELSDQLKFPKERVRDVLFFLLQYAPLEDWQRDVLTIIRDEAYYFAPQGQTKIMNEGWASFWHSTIMTRHGLTDEGLINYADHHSGTMATSPNRLNPYKLGIELLKDIEERWNKGQFGPEYDNCTDMYEREHWDKDLGLGREKIFEVRRIHNDITFIDTFLTPEFCYKNRMFSFGFNDSNKTYEIQSREFQQIKQQLLNSLSNHGRPVIYVQDANYKNRGELYLEHEYLGIELKLDYAQDTLANLHSIWKRPVNIETVVDDRPTILNYDGKKHSTNSKEKQ from the coding sequence ATGGTAGTCACAACGCATCGCCCTTTACCTAAAGAACTCAGCGATATCCAGCAGGAGATGGAACAGCACGCGCTGGATTACGGGCTCGATTTCTTCAAAACGATCTTTGAAGTGCTCGACTACGAAGAGCTGAGTATGTTTGCCGCCTATGGTGGGTTTCCCATTCGCTATCCACACTGGCGGTTCGGCGCTCAGTATGATGAGCTGATGAAAGGCTACTCATACGGTTTGCAGAAGATCTATGAGATGGTGATCAACACAGATCCCTGTTACGCCTACCTGCTCAGTGCCAATGATATCACCGACCAGAAACTGGTGATTGCGCACGTGTATGGGCACTGTGATTTTTTCAAAAACAACGCCTGGTTTGCGCATACAAACCGCAAGATGCTCGACCAGATGGCCAATCATGCGACTCGCGTGAATCGTCACATTGATGAGCAGGGTTACGAAAAGGTCGAGACCTTCATTGATACCTGTCTGTCACTGGAGAGTCTGATCGATCCTTATGCCCCACACATTCGACGTACGCAGAAATCAGAATCGAAGGCTGATACGCAAAGACGCAAAGCAGAGGACGCCGAAAGCACGGGAGGCCGTTTTCCCGCCAAGAACTATATGGATCGCTATATCAATCCGGAAGATGCTCTGGAAGAAGAAGCGAGTCAAAAACGGCAGAAAGCGATGGAACTGTCTGATCAACTGAAGTTCCCGAAAGAACGCGTGCGGGATGTGCTGTTCTTTCTGTTGCAGTATGCGCCGCTGGAAGACTGGCAGCGGGATGTTCTGACAATTATTCGTGATGAGGCCTATTACTTCGCCCCGCAGGGACAGACCAAGATTATGAATGAAGGTTGGGCCAGTTTCTGGCACTCGACCATCATGACCCGCCATGGACTGACCGACGAGGGGCTGATTAACTACGCGGATCATCATAGTGGGACGATGGCCACGAGCCCGAACCGACTCAATCCTTACAAGCTGGGGATTGAACTACTTAAAGACATAGAGGAACGCTGGAATAAAGGGCAGTTCGGTCCGGAGTATGATAACTGCACCGACATGTATGAAAGAGAACACTGGGATAAAGATCTCGGTCTTGGTCGGGAGAAAATCTTTGAAGTCCGGAGGATCCATAACGATATTACATTTATCGATACGTTTCTGACCCCCGAGTTCTGTTATAAAAATCGGATGTTTTCATTTGGCTTTAACGATTCGAATAAAACATATGAGATTCAATCACGCGAATTTCAACAGATCAAACAGCAGTTGTTGAACAGCCTCAGCAATCATGGACGGCCTGTCATTTACGTGCAGGATGCAAACTATAAAAACCGGGGCGAACTGTACCTGGAACACGAATACCTGGGAATCGAACTCAAACTGGATTATGCCCAGGATACACTGGCGAACCTGCATTCCATCTGGAAGCGGCCGGTAAACATCGAAACCGTCGTGGATGACCGCCCTACGATTCTGAACTATGACGGTAAGAAACATTCCACGAACTCGAAAGAAAAGCAATAA
- a CDS encoding PSD1 and planctomycete cytochrome C domain-containing protein yields the protein MPASLRDCFFSFVTQCSTGLFALVCLLTLSPVNAAEQKPSQEQIQFFESKIRPLLIKHCYDCHGEDAQESDLRVDTFDGIAKGGKAGSLVVPGKPEQSLLITAVNYQSNDLQMPPDEKLSKQEIKDLSDWVKMGAPYPNADLSKLRAASDKGKYDLEKEREFWSFQPVRKPALPEVKNKAWVKNPIDQFVLHKLEEAGLQPASPADKRTLIRRTTFDLTGLPPTPEEIENFLNDTSPNAFEKVVDRLLASPHYGEHWGRHWLDVARYADSNGLDENIAYGTAWKYRDYVVNAFNKDKPYDVFIKEQLAGDLMEPAESVAQRNERLIATGFLSLGPKVLAEVDATKMEMDIIDEQINTIGVSMMGLTLGCARCHDHKFDPISAHDYYGLAGILKSTKIMEHYNKVARWYENPLATPEQKQEQARWDEKIKGEEAKIAALIKAENERLQKEGGKDYQLPKKPEEAYTKAAQAELKTLRAEVAKLKKTRPEIPTALGAAERETTDVPIHIRGSHLTLGETVPRHVPVVLTPEPKTPFPKEQSGRLKFAEWLGNREHPLTSRVIANRVWRWHFGKGIVATTDNFGKLGAKPTNQSLLDWMAATLMEEGWSLKELHRMILLSNTWQMSSEWNSKAAAIDPDNQLMWHADIRRLEAESIRDAILAVSDGLDLTMGGSLMNVDNRAFVFNHESKDGVTYDFNRRSLYLPVIRNHLFGMFMLFDYADASVLNGNRASTTVAPQALFMLNSHLIENASHRMAEQIQHETALSPEQKIQKLFLKAYGRQPTEMEINKSLHFLDDVEQELQAETKSSEQRITRAWQVLCQSFLASSEFIYLR from the coding sequence ATGCCTGCGAGTTTACGAGATTGTTTCTTTTCTTTCGTAACACAGTGTTCTACCGGGCTGTTCGCTCTGGTCTGCCTGCTGACGCTCTCTCCCGTCAACGCAGCCGAACAGAAACCAAGTCAGGAACAGATTCAGTTCTTCGAATCCAAAATTCGCCCTCTGCTGATCAAACATTGCTACGACTGTCACGGAGAGGATGCCCAGGAATCAGATCTGCGTGTCGATACCTTTGACGGGATCGCCAAAGGCGGTAAAGCTGGTTCGCTGGTCGTACCCGGAAAGCCAGAACAGAGCCTGCTGATTACGGCTGTGAATTACCAGTCCAATGATCTGCAGATGCCTCCTGATGAGAAGCTGAGTAAGCAGGAAATCAAAGACCTGAGTGACTGGGTCAAAATGGGAGCACCTTATCCGAACGCGGACTTGAGTAAGCTCCGCGCTGCCAGCGACAAGGGTAAGTATGACCTGGAGAAGGAACGTGAATTCTGGTCTTTCCAGCCCGTACGTAAACCAGCGCTGCCCGAAGTCAAGAATAAAGCATGGGTGAAAAATCCCATCGATCAGTTTGTATTACACAAGTTGGAAGAAGCAGGTCTGCAGCCTGCCTCACCCGCCGACAAGCGGACACTCATTCGCCGGACGACCTTTGATCTGACCGGTCTGCCCCCGACGCCTGAAGAAATCGAAAACTTCCTCAACGATACTTCACCAAATGCTTTCGAGAAAGTCGTCGATCGTCTGCTTGCTTCGCCGCATTACGGAGAGCACTGGGGACGTCACTGGCTCGACGTTGCCCGCTATGCTGACTCTAACGGTCTCGATGAAAATATCGCCTACGGTACCGCCTGGAAATACCGGGATTATGTTGTCAATGCGTTCAATAAAGACAAACCTTACGACGTCTTCATTAAAGAACAACTGGCTGGCGACCTGATGGAGCCGGCAGAGAGTGTTGCACAGCGTAATGAACGACTGATTGCAACCGGCTTTCTATCGCTGGGCCCCAAGGTTCTGGCGGAAGTGGATGCCACCAAGATGGAGATGGATATCATCGACGAGCAGATCAACACGATCGGCGTTTCGATGATGGGCCTGACACTGGGTTGTGCCCGCTGCCACGATCATAAGTTCGATCCGATCTCGGCTCACGATTATTATGGTCTGGCCGGTATTCTTAAAAGTACCAAGATCATGGAGCACTATAATAAAGTCGCTCGCTGGTACGAAAATCCGTTGGCCACTCCTGAGCAGAAACAGGAACAGGCCCGCTGGGATGAGAAAATCAAAGGCGAAGAAGCAAAAATTGCTGCACTGATCAAAGCGGAAAATGAACGGTTGCAGAAAGAGGGAGGAAAAGACTATCAACTCCCCAAGAAGCCGGAAGAAGCTTATACCAAAGCAGCACAGGCAGAGTTGAAAACGCTGCGAGCCGAAGTTGCGAAGCTCAAGAAGACCCGTCCTGAAATTCCCACGGCCCTCGGTGCTGCAGAGCGGGAAACGACGGACGTGCCGATTCACATTCGCGGCAGTCATCTGACACTGGGAGAAACCGTCCCCCGGCATGTGCCTGTTGTATTGACTCCCGAACCCAAGACACCATTTCCCAAAGAACAGAGTGGTCGTCTCAAGTTTGCTGAGTGGCTGGGCAACCGCGAACATCCTCTGACCTCGCGCGTGATTGCCAACCGGGTCTGGCGCTGGCACTTTGGTAAGGGAATTGTTGCGACCACCGATAACTTTGGAAAACTGGGCGCCAAGCCTACCAATCAGAGTCTGCTGGATTGGATGGCGGCAACATTAATGGAAGAGGGCTGGTCGCTCAAAGAGCTGCATCGCATGATTCTGCTCTCGAATACCTGGCAGATGAGCAGCGAATGGAATTCGAAAGCGGCAGCCATCGATCCTGATAATCAACTGATGTGGCATGCCGACATTCGCCGTCTGGAAGCGGAATCGATTCGTGATGCTATCCTGGCTGTCAGCGATGGACTGGACCTGACCATGGGCGGTTCATTGATGAACGTTGACAACCGTGCGTTTGTCTTCAATCACGAATCCAAAGATGGGGTGACATACGATTTCAACCGTCGCTCACTCTATCTGCCTGTCATCCGTAATCACCTGTTTGGCATGTTCATGCTCTTTGATTATGCGGATGCCAGCGTGCTCAACGGGAACCGGGCGTCGACGACTGTGGCTCCCCAGGCACTGTTCATGCTTAACAGTCATCTGATCGAAAATGCATCCCATCGGATGGCAGAACAGATTCAACATGAAACCGCGTTGTCTCCGGAACAGAAGATCCAGAAACTGTTCCTCAAGGCATATGGACGTCAACCAACGGAAATGGAAATCAATAAATCTCTGCACTTCCTCGACGATGTTGAACAGGAACTGCAGGCGGAAACGAAATCTTCGGAACAACGGATCACGCGTGCCTGGCAGGTGCTCTGTCAGTCATTTCTGGCCTCCAGCGAGTTCATCTATCTGCGATAG